The Archocentrus centrarchus isolate MPI-CPG fArcCen1 chromosome 12, fArcCen1, whole genome shotgun sequence genome includes a window with the following:
- the rpl37 gene encoding large ribosomal subunit protein eL37: MTKGTSSFGKRRNKTHTLCRRCGSKAYHLQKSTCGKCGYPQKRKRKYNWSAKAKRRNTTGTGRLRHLKVVYRRFRNGFREGTTPKPRRAAVAASSSS; encoded by the exons ATG ACCAAGGGGACATCATCTTTCGGTAAGCGCCGGAACAAGACGCACACCCTGTGCCGTCGTTGTGGGTCCAAAGCCTACCACCTGCAGAAGTCAACCTGTGGCAAGTGTGGCTACCCCCAGAAGCGCAAGAGAAAGT ACAACTGGAGCGCTAAGGCCAAGAGGAGGAACACCACTGGCACAGGCCGTCTGAGACACCTGAAGGTTGTTTACCGCAGATTCAG gaATGGTTTCCGGGAAGGCACCACCCCCAAGCCCAGACGTGCTGCAGTGGCCGCCTCCAGCTCATCctaa
- the st8sia5 gene encoding alpha-2,8-sialyltransferase 8E isoform X1, with the protein MLRRKMGYSDPSSGKDLLGSRSLCFIFICAFGLVTLLQQILYGKNYIKSAQQFSRLKGDETGNWTGPVNFSDDGSLKPARNGRKRCFRQNFQPDSQISVIVTPCLADIKKKKKRSQRYLETYDGSYDYNSTACRELRQEIIDVKVLTMVKTSELFERWRNLQVCRWEQNKEETSNFKMSLSRCCNAPNFLFTTKRNTPAGSKLRYEVDTSGILPITTEIFKMFPDDMPYSKSQFKKCAVIGNGGIIKNSKCGKEIDSADFVFRCNIPPINDKYSADVGTKTDLVTINPSIITERFQKLEKWRRPFYEVLQNYENSSVVLPAFYNTRNTDVSFRVKYMLDDFDSQRGVFFFHPQYLLNVQRFWAVQGVRAKRLSSGLMLVTAALEMCEEVHLYGFWAFPMNPSGIFITHHYYDNVKPRPGFHAMPHEIFNFIHMHTRGIINVHTGPCI; encoded by the exons ATGCTGCGCCGAAAGATGGGATACTCCGACCCATCGTCGGGTAAAGACTTACTCGGCAGCAGATctctttgttttatatttatttgcgCATTTGGACTCGTCACACTTTTGCAACAGATTCTCTACGGGAAAAACTACATCAAGAG TGCGCAACAGTTTAGCCGACTCAAAGGGGACGAGACAGGAAATTGGACCGGTCCCGTTAATTTCTCGGATGACGGATCTCTGAAGCCTGCCAGAAATGGAAGGAAAAG ATGTTTCCGTCAGAATTTTCAGCCAGATTCACAGATCTCCGTAATAGTCACACCCTGCCTAGCTGatattaagaagaaaaaaaaacgctcTCAAAG GTATCTGGAAACTTATGATGGCTCCTATGACTACAACTCTACTGCATGCAGGGAGCTCAGACAGGAGATTATAGACGTCAAAGTGCTGACAAT GGTGAAAACCTCAGAGCTGTTTGAGAGATGGCGAAACCTGCAGGTGTGTAGGTGGGAGCAGAACAAGGAGGAGACCAGCAACTTTAA GATGTCTCTGTCTCGCTGCTGTAATGCTCCTAACTTTCTGTTCACGACCAAGAGGAACACCCCCGCAGGGAGCAAGCTGAGGTACGAGGTGGACACCAGTGGTATCCTTCCCATTACTACTGAGATCTTCAAGATGTTCCCAGAT gatatgCCGTATTCCAAATCACAGTTCAAGAAATGTGCTGTCATTGGGAATGGTGGTATCATCAAGAACAGCAAATGTGGAAAGGAAATTGACTCAGCAGATTTTGTTTTTAG ATGCAACATACCGCCCATTAATGACAAGTATTCAGCAGATGTTGGCACTAAAACAGATCTGGTGACAATAAATCCGAGCATAATAACTGAGAG ATTTCAGAAGCTGGAGAAATGGCGGAGGCCATTTTACGAAGTCCTTCAGAATTACGAGAACTCGTCAGTGGTGCTACCCGCCTTCTACAACACCCGCAACACTGACGTGTCATTCAGAGTTAAGTACATGCTGGATGACTTCGACTCCCAGAGAGGCGTGTTCTTCTTCCACCCGCAGTATCTGCTTAATGTGCAGCGCTTCTGGGCAGTGCAGGGCGTTCGTGCCAAACGGCTCAGCAGCGGCCTGATGCTGGTGACCGCCGCATTAGAGATGTGCGAGGAGGTCCACCTCTACGGTTTCTGGGCATTTCCTATGAACCCCTCCGGCATCTTCATCACGCACCACTACTACGACAATGTCAAGCCGCGGCCCGGCTTTCACGCGATGCCCCATGAAATTTTCAACTtcattcacatgcacacacgtggGATCATCAACGTACACACGGGGCCGTGCATATGA
- the st8sia5 gene encoding alpha-2,8-sialyltransferase 8E isoform X2, protein MLRRKMGYSDPSSGKDLLGSRSLCFIFICAFGLVTLLQQILYGKNYIKSAQQFSRLKGDETGNWTGPVNFSDDGSLKPARNGRKRYLETYDGSYDYNSTACRELRQEIIDVKVLTMVKTSELFERWRNLQVCRWEQNKEETSNFKMSLSRCCNAPNFLFTTKRNTPAGSKLRYEVDTSGILPITTEIFKMFPDDMPYSKSQFKKCAVIGNGGIIKNSKCGKEIDSADFVFRCNIPPINDKYSADVGTKTDLVTINPSIITERFQKLEKWRRPFYEVLQNYENSSVVLPAFYNTRNTDVSFRVKYMLDDFDSQRGVFFFHPQYLLNVQRFWAVQGVRAKRLSSGLMLVTAALEMCEEVHLYGFWAFPMNPSGIFITHHYYDNVKPRPGFHAMPHEIFNFIHMHTRGIINVHTGPCI, encoded by the exons ATGCTGCGCCGAAAGATGGGATACTCCGACCCATCGTCGGGTAAAGACTTACTCGGCAGCAGATctctttgttttatatttatttgcgCATTTGGACTCGTCACACTTTTGCAACAGATTCTCTACGGGAAAAACTACATCAAGAG TGCGCAACAGTTTAGCCGACTCAAAGGGGACGAGACAGGAAATTGGACCGGTCCCGTTAATTTCTCGGATGACGGATCTCTGAAGCCTGCCAGAAATGGAAGGAAAAG GTATCTGGAAACTTATGATGGCTCCTATGACTACAACTCTACTGCATGCAGGGAGCTCAGACAGGAGATTATAGACGTCAAAGTGCTGACAAT GGTGAAAACCTCAGAGCTGTTTGAGAGATGGCGAAACCTGCAGGTGTGTAGGTGGGAGCAGAACAAGGAGGAGACCAGCAACTTTAA GATGTCTCTGTCTCGCTGCTGTAATGCTCCTAACTTTCTGTTCACGACCAAGAGGAACACCCCCGCAGGGAGCAAGCTGAGGTACGAGGTGGACACCAGTGGTATCCTTCCCATTACTACTGAGATCTTCAAGATGTTCCCAGAT gatatgCCGTATTCCAAATCACAGTTCAAGAAATGTGCTGTCATTGGGAATGGTGGTATCATCAAGAACAGCAAATGTGGAAAGGAAATTGACTCAGCAGATTTTGTTTTTAG ATGCAACATACCGCCCATTAATGACAAGTATTCAGCAGATGTTGGCACTAAAACAGATCTGGTGACAATAAATCCGAGCATAATAACTGAGAG ATTTCAGAAGCTGGAGAAATGGCGGAGGCCATTTTACGAAGTCCTTCAGAATTACGAGAACTCGTCAGTGGTGCTACCCGCCTTCTACAACACCCGCAACACTGACGTGTCATTCAGAGTTAAGTACATGCTGGATGACTTCGACTCCCAGAGAGGCGTGTTCTTCTTCCACCCGCAGTATCTGCTTAATGTGCAGCGCTTCTGGGCAGTGCAGGGCGTTCGTGCCAAACGGCTCAGCAGCGGCCTGATGCTGGTGACCGCCGCATTAGAGATGTGCGAGGAGGTCCACCTCTACGGTTTCTGGGCATTTCCTATGAACCCCTCCGGCATCTTCATCACGCACCACTACTACGACAATGTCAAGCCGCGGCCCGGCTTTCACGCGATGCCCCATGAAATTTTCAACTtcattcacatgcacacacgtggGATCATCAACGTACACACGGGGCCGTGCATATGA